Within Natator depressus isolate rNatDep1 chromosome 6, rNatDep2.hap1, whole genome shotgun sequence, the genomic segment gcagcacagcgccccctagcactgcACGGGGGCATTGGGGTCGGCATTGGCTGCCAGAAGAGAGTGCTCCCTACTGAGCCACCTGCCCCAATCcttgcagcacagcgccccctggtgctGCACTGGGGGACTGGGGTCAGCACTGGTGGTGTGGGGCGAGTGTCCCCGACTGACTTGCTCTGCTCCGTGCAGTTCAGCGCTTCCTACCACCACACTGGGACAtcagggccagcactgactgtcAGGGGAGAGCGCCCCTTAATGAgccccccattccctgcagcaccGGGCCCCCTAGTGCCCCACCACAGTGACTggtggaggcagagctgggctctggaTGGTTTGGTGGTTGGCAGGCAGGGTGGAAGGTTTGTCCTAGGAGCTGGGGGGTAGCTCTGGATGCAGGAGGGTCAGGTCGCTCTGCAGTGAAACCAGACATCTGAATATCCTTTAGACTGCCTGGAAAGTGAGAAAGGGGCCTCAGGTGCTTAGCGACTCACCTTCCTCTTCTGTGGCACCCGTGGGTGTCACTGGCTTTTCCTCCTCTCCACCAGAATCTGCAGGAGAGAAAGGCATAGTCAGTAAGTGTCTGGGCATCCCCAACAttgttccctgcagcacagcgccccccaaCACTGCACCGGGGTCAGCCCTGACTGCCGGaggacagcgccccctactgagccttTGCTCTGCTTCCCGCAGTGCGgtgccccctagtgccacacAGGAGCAGCGGGTGGAGGCGGAGCTGGGCTCTGGATGGCTTGGGGGTTGGCAGGCAGGGTAGAAGGTTTGTCCCAGGTGCTGGGAGGtagctctgggtggggaggcagattGCGGGAGGGGCAGGTTGCTTTGCAGTGAGGCCACACTTCTGAACACCCCTCGGACTGCCAGGGCAGTGGAAAAGTGCCCTCAGATGCTTCGGGACTCACCTTCCCCAGCCGTGGTACCACCCGTGGGTGTCACTGGCTTTTCCCCGTCTCCACCGGaagctgcaggagagagaggcCTAGTCAGGGAGTGTCTCTGAGTCACCCACATTGgttcctgcagcacagtgccccctagtgtcgcagtggggcattggggtcagcactgactgccaggggagaccGCCCACTACTGAGTTCCTATCCCAACCCCTACAGCACAGGGTCTCCTAATGCCACTATGGGGCATCGGGGCCAGCGCTGCCTGCCAGGGAAGAGCACCCGCTActaggccctgccccaccccctgcagctcggTGCCCTCCAGTGTCACACTAGAGGGGTGGGTGGAGGCGGAGCTGGGCTCTGGATGGCTTGGGGGTTGGCAGGCAGGGTTGAAGGCTTGTCCCAGGTGCTGGGAGGtagctctgggtggggaggcagattGCGGGAGGGGCAGGTTGCTTTGCAGTGAGGCCACACTTCTGAACACCCCTCGGACTTCCAGGGCAGTGGAAAAGTGCTCTCAGATGCTTCGGGACTCACCTTCCCCAGGCGTGGTACCACCCGTGGGTGTCACTGGCTTTTCCCCCTCTCCACCGGAAGTTGCAGGAGAGAAAGGCATAGTCAGTAAGTGTCTGGGCATCCCCAACAttgttccctgcagcacagcgccccccaaCACTGCACCGGGGTCAGCCCTGACTGCCGGaggacagcgccccctactgagccttTGCTCTGCTTCCCACAGTGCGgtgccccctagtgccacacAGGAGCAGCGGGTGGAGGCGGAGCTGGGCTCTGGATGGCTTGGGGGTTGGCAGGCAGGGTTGAAGGCTTGTCCCAGGTGCTGGGAGGtagctctgggtggggaggcagattGCGGGAGGGGCAGGTTGCTTTGCAGTGAGGCCACACTTCTGAACACCCCTCGGACTGCCAGGGCAGTGGAAAAGTGCCCTCAGATGCTTCGGGACTCACCTTCCCCAGGCGTGGTACCACCCGTGGGTGTCACTGGCTTTTCCCCGTCTCCACCGGaagctgcaggagagagaggcCTAGTCAGGGAGTGTCTCTGAGTCACCCACATTGgttcctgcagcacagcgccccctagtgtcgcagtggggcattggggtcagcactgactgccaggggagaccGCCCACTACTGAGTTCCTATCCCAACCCCTACAGCACAGGGTCTCCTAATGCCACTATGGGGCATCGGGGCCAGCCTCGACTGCCATGAGAGAGCAGGCAGCCCCCTGTGCAGCACCCTGTTTTTCCTTTCTGGTCTCCCAACCAAGCATTGACCTAGCCCCAGTCTGCTTAGCATGGGTGCCCAAAGAAACTGAGGTTGCTGTCTGGATCTCCCCTTACTTGGAGTAGGCTTCACTGGGCATCTGTCCTCTTCTAGGACCTCTGGAAGTGGCATGGGCTGCTTGGCAAAGTAACCATCCCGCGTGATGTCCAAGATCCATTCCTCGTATGCGCTAACTTCTGTGTACACCCCGGGCTGGCTCTTCCTCCCGCAGCCATTGTGAAAGCTGGAGAGGCCAGTCAGGTACCAGGTGCCCTTCTCATTGCAAATCAGAGGCCCCCCATCATCGCCCTGGAAAGTCACGAGCAAAGGGACAACTGCATGAACTCCAGACTGGGTGGGTTCTCAGGGCCTGGTGGACAGTGGATATTCTGGGTCTTCCCCAGGGCATGGCTGCATGAGGAGTTGTCCCAGAAATTCAGTGGAACAGTCCTCCTCCATGAATGACCATGAGCTACCCCAGTGCACAGTGGGTCAGAGATTGCACAGACCATCTCTGCACCGTGGAGAGCTGTGGTGTGCTACATCAATGTCCAACCCAAGGCAGGATGGACTACCCACAGACAATAGGACAGGTCACCCTGGAGAACCAGGACATACTGGATCCATGCCTTACCCAACACCGGATGGCTCAGCCCTGGGCAAAATAGGACACCTTAGTACCATGGACAGCTCCAGAGGAACAAGGGTGCGTGGAAAACCTGCCTGACCCAAAAGCATGTAGCTCAGCAATGGCCAATAGAAAATTTCAGTACCATGGACAGTGCCATAAGCCCCATCTACTGCTGGGTACCTGCCCCACTGAATGCTGGATGGTTCAGCCCTAGAGGATTGGACACTTCAGCACTATGGACAGCTCCAGAGGAGCCAGCATCTAGATTCAAGTGATCAGCACCCTGAACGTCCAGAGCATCTGATAAGCAAATGGGGCAGGGGTGAGATGCGGGGGGGACGGAAGGCCTGCCAGAACCAGGCCTTTGGGTGGAAAATGGGGGAATGTCTCCCTTGACGGAGCCATGGAGATCAGTCCTTCAGAGCCAGCTGTTGTGGCTGCCCAGATGTTCTGAAGACCCGGGGGCCATGCTGTGCCGAGGATGGCTCACTCACCTCACAGCTGGTGCTCTTCTCCTGTTGAGCAGCACAAAGCATATTTGGGAGGATGGACACTGCCTTGCCAGCAGAGCCGGACTGGTTGTAGGTGCAGTTACAGGCGACAGGTCCCATGAGACCAACCTCCATGCCCTGTAGCGACTGCGGCGGGGGAGCCCGATCTGTAAAAACACAGAGACATTGTGTTGGAAGTTACCAAGCCCTACCCCTTATCCTACCCTCTgcccccttgagccagccagttACTGCCTGGGGGCCAGATCGAAGTCGgtgcccctagaggggaaaggcccccgTGTCCCACATACCATTCTCCCGTCCCCTGACCCAGCAGGTGCCGCCGAGCTGAAATCGGTGTGTCTTGTAGGGGACGCAGACAGCCCAGATGTTCTCCCCAAACACTACTGGCTTGTCGAGCCTCAGCAGCGCGATGTCAAATCCCGTCTTCACATTCACGTAGGCTGCGTGGAGGATGAGCTTCCGAAGGCCCCTCTCTTCTTGCCAGCGTggctcttccccctcccgccGTTCACCCAGGAGCACCTTCCAGGCTCTGGGGTTTTGCCGCCTGCaacccagcccccacagggggttACTAATcggtcagggcagggagctgggagtcaggagtttgGGGTTCGATCCACGGCACTGGCAAGGGAGTGGGGTCAGAAGGGGATGGgggtcaggacttctgggttctatccctggctctggaagaggagtggggtctagtgcttagagcagagggggatgggggggtcaggactcctgggttctatctctgggaggggagtggggtccagaggggagctgggcagggcacACATTACAGACAGTCATTCATCTCTGATAGAGACATGGATACCCTGATGTGCATgacacctctccctccccaaccccttcTGGGTCACCCCCACCTCATGCCCCTCACTCACCCGATGAAGCAGTGAGCGGCCGCCAGCACCCGGCTCTCAGAGATCAGTGCTCCCCCGCAGATGTGCTGCCCCCTATATTGTAGGCTCACGTACcagggccatggccccttggCAGTGACACTCAGCTCAGATCCGTTCAGCTTCCCACAACCTGGAGAGATTAGAAGTCAGTAGCCTATCACCTGCCCCTCACAGCCAgccattccccctccctggggctggatcagaaccAGCACTcccgagaggggaaaggccccatgtcccattccccactggctgcacctctgcacttttcatggtcactgctgaCGGGGGGCGGTGCAGTCTGGACAGCGAAGGAGGCTCCCTCTGTCTGGTTCTGGATCCAGTCGGTGTAGGCAGTGACCTCGGTCAGCAGGATGGGGCTGTGGGGCCGGGCACAGCCCACTGAGAAGCTCAGGATCCCGGCCTGGAACCACGTCCCGTCCTCGAAGCAGGCTACCGGCCCCCCGGAATCACCCTGGGGAGGGATGGCATGGAGATTCAGGGCTGGGGAGCAAGGTGTGATCCCTTTGCCCTCTCTACCCCCATCCAAACCAGGGGCAGCccctctgttcccctcccacaacccatCTGCttccccttagaatcatagaatcatggaatatcagggttggaagggacctcaggaggtcatctagtccaaccccctgctcaaagcaggaccaatccccaatttttgcccctgatctctaaatggccccctcaaggattgaactcacaaccctgggtttagcaggccaatgctcaaaccactgagctatccctccccttc encodes:
- the LOC141988965 gene encoding serine protease 53-like, whose protein sequence is MCGGTLIGDKWVLSAAHCFVGKDTTEDSSSWNVVLGRLKLGGGRLPGVVRNVSEIITHEKYKDFTKGFDIALLRLAEPVPFSRDVAPICLPYANHQFAFGSQCWATGWGRVKEDMTLPPPKPLKKVGLDLLSAETCNCIHNNLRQKELASPARPGLICAGYQKGGVGPCQGDSGGPVACFEDGTWFQAGILSFSVGCARPHSPILLTEVTAYTDWIQNQTEGASFAVQTAPPPVSSDHEKCRGCGKLNGSELSVTAKGPWPWYVSLQYRGQHICGGALISESRVLAAAHCFIGRQNPRAWKVLLGERREGEEPRWQEERGLRKLILHAAYVNVKTGFDIALLRLDKPVVFGENIWAVCVPYKTHRFQLGGTCWVRGRENDRAPPPQSLQGMEVGLMGPVACNCTYNQSGSAGKAVSILPNMLCAAQQEKSTSCEGDDGGPLICNEKGTWYLTGLSSFHNGCGRKSQPGVYTEVSAYEEWILDITRDGYFAKQPMPLPEVLEEDRCPVKPTPTSGGDGEKPVTPTGGTTPGEVLGGAVLQGTMLGMPRHLLTMPFSPATSGGEGEKPVTPTGGTTPGEASGGDGEKPVTPTGGTTAGEDSGGEEEKPVTPTGATEEEGSGGEWEIPVLPGFARRREASRSQGQKRVPPGCAKRGADKNWKGHKGKIRVY